Proteins from a single region of Bdellovibrio bacteriovorus HD100:
- the gspE gene encoding type II secretion system ATPase GspE, which translates to MRPVTVGEALAAKEFSTADEVVSDLCKELGLDFIRDIPVSEIAVDLIRDLPINYAKQHNVLPYKEDADLLIVLTSNPVNLKALDDMKVLFGKRVRPLITTSSRVQDAINKVYEKSTANLSGLDEIAEEDYDLDDPIVDLLEAGEDDAPVIKMVNSLLFRAVKEKASDIHIEPYEKDMAVRFRTDGILFDVFKPPKKLQNAITSRIKVMANLNIAEKRLPQDGRIPLKVGGKDIDIRLSCVPTTFGERLVMRIQDRSSVVRELAALGFSQDNLSRMEEDILTRSYGIFLVTGPTGSGKSTTLYGALSKLNQPDVNILTVEDPVEQRIHGIGQVQVNSKIGLTFAAGLRSFLRQDPDIIMVGEIRDLETAELAIQASLTGHLVLSTLHTNDSAGAFPRLIDFGVEPFLIATSITGVIAQRLVRVLCPHCKAPHEATDFEIQLLGITREEANKANICKAMGCNHCSQKGYSGRTNIGELLIVTDDIRSLIMQRKDGNTIKRQAVANGMKTFRDHGIQKVLAGITTIEELTSNTQLDI; encoded by the coding sequence GTGAGACCCGTCACCGTGGGCGAGGCTTTGGCTGCGAAGGAATTTTCCACGGCGGATGAAGTGGTCTCCGATCTGTGCAAAGAACTGGGCTTGGATTTTATCCGCGACATCCCGGTCAGCGAGATCGCCGTCGACTTGATCCGTGACCTTCCGATCAACTACGCAAAACAGCACAATGTCCTTCCCTACAAGGAAGATGCGGACCTGCTGATTGTTCTGACCAGCAATCCGGTGAATCTTAAAGCCCTGGATGACATGAAGGTGCTGTTCGGAAAGCGCGTGCGCCCTTTGATCACCACTTCCAGCCGTGTTCAGGATGCGATCAATAAAGTTTACGAAAAAAGCACCGCGAATCTTTCCGGTTTGGATGAAATCGCCGAAGAAGATTACGATTTAGATGATCCTATCGTGGATTTGCTTGAGGCCGGCGAAGATGACGCTCCGGTGATCAAGATGGTGAACAGCCTTCTGTTCCGTGCGGTGAAAGAAAAAGCGTCTGATATCCACATCGAACCTTATGAAAAAGACATGGCCGTGCGCTTCCGTACGGACGGTATTTTGTTCGACGTGTTCAAACCACCTAAAAAGCTGCAAAACGCCATCACGTCCCGTATCAAAGTTATGGCCAACCTGAACATCGCCGAAAAGCGTTTGCCTCAGGACGGTCGTATTCCTTTGAAAGTCGGTGGTAAAGATATCGATATCCGTCTGTCTTGCGTCCCGACCACGTTCGGTGAGCGTCTGGTTATGCGTATTCAGGACAGATCCTCTGTGGTGCGCGAACTGGCGGCCTTGGGCTTCTCTCAAGACAACCTGTCCCGCATGGAAGAAGACATCCTGACTCGTTCTTACGGGATCTTTCTGGTCACGGGTCCAACGGGTTCTGGTAAGTCCACGACTCTTTACGGGGCCCTTTCCAAGCTGAATCAGCCTGACGTGAACATCCTGACAGTTGAAGATCCGGTGGAGCAACGTATCCACGGGATCGGTCAGGTGCAAGTGAACTCGAAGATCGGCCTGACTTTCGCCGCCGGCCTTCGTTCCTTCCTTCGTCAAGACCCTGACATCATCATGGTCGGTGAGATTCGTGACTTGGAAACCGCCGAACTTGCGATCCAGGCTTCTTTGACGGGTCACTTGGTTCTATCCACACTGCATACGAATGACTCTGCCGGGGCCTTCCCCCGTCTGATCGACTTCGGGGTGGAGCCATTCCTGATTGCGACCTCTATCACAGGTGTTATCGCCCAGCGTTTGGTGCGTGTTCTTTGCCCTCACTGCAAAGCTCCGCATGAAGCCACGGATTTTGAAATTCAGCTTCTGGGTATCACTCGCGAAGAAGCTAACAAAGCCAACATCTGCAAAGCCATGGGTTGCAACCACTGCTCGCAGAAAGGCTACTCCGGTCGTACCAATATCGGGGAACTGCTGATCGTAACGGATGACATCCGTTCATTGATCATGCAGCGAAAAGACGGTAATACAATTAAAAGACAAGCAGTTGCCAACGGAATGAAGACCTTCCGTGACCACGGGATCCAAAAAGTCCTTGCGGGTATCACGACGATTGAAGAACTGACTTCCAATACGCAGCTGGATATTTAG
- the gspD gene encoding type II secretion system secretin GspD has translation MKKNVSIGLASLMTAQLVGPAAKAQFEDFPPPPPPPDFGDMGGGDSAPSDFGDSNSGGPTGMAPRGGSEAATGSSPLSKAEKDKFAKAPIEDINNKNFPETIESFDFPNVEISDIIRAISELTGKNFIIDPGVRGKITIIAPTKITVSEAYKAFLSALAINGFTVVPSGSFLKVKSARNAQRDNIETFSGAYYPNADQMITRIIHLKHISASQVNRDLRILPSKDGEMNIYEPTNSIIISDYGSNIDRVMKIISQLDVPGFEEQLEVIPVKYAKSKDLADLVDKIVNKGNKTQGSAPGTFTAGVPRFSRSAGATSQQGASFFMAIPDDRTNSIIVVGNKSGIVRIKKLISQLDFKIRAEESGGVYVYNVRHGDAEKIAQTLQGVTKDAAPKPATGGSLLSPLGSQGMQAPQEIFGGDVKITADKTTNSLIVTASKQDYDVVLNILSKIDTPRDQVFVEAIIMEMSVNDGNSWGIGYYQYGDSGYGKVGFNGLSNINDFLSPTGGSGAVIGFGQGKTVEVTDPVSKTTLKIPSLLGFINFLKTAKKANILSTPQLMTLDNQEGELEVGDKVVVGENVQNVGTSGTTVRTPQFEDATIKLAIKPFISPASNQIRMEIKQQVAQLSTASTPKAFQDSTQPLAKRSLKTVINVNNGDTVVLGGLMKEQDQESVTKVPLLGDIPIIGWLFKSRTIVKDKTNMVVFLTPKIVRNNIEANAIVSKKLDERVDFVKAQGGVDPYGAKLDEIRRKAEAPSAADVPATAEPIIEE, from the coding sequence ATGAAAAAGAACGTCAGCATAGGACTTGCTTCATTGATGACGGCCCAGCTTGTGGGCCCGGCAGCAAAGGCTCAGTTTGAGGACTTCCCGCCTCCACCACCGCCACCGGACTTCGGCGATATGGGTGGTGGTGATTCCGCTCCTTCTGATTTTGGCGACAGCAATTCCGGCGGTCCGACAGGCATGGCTCCACGTGGCGGATCTGAAGCTGCGACAGGATCCTCACCTTTGAGCAAGGCGGAAAAAGACAAGTTTGCCAAAGCTCCAATCGAAGACATCAACAACAAGAACTTCCCGGAAACCATCGAATCCTTCGACTTCCCGAACGTTGAGATTTCTGACATCATTCGCGCGATCAGCGAATTGACCGGCAAGAACTTCATCATCGATCCGGGCGTTCGTGGCAAAATCACGATCATCGCTCCGACCAAGATCACCGTTTCTGAAGCTTACAAAGCGTTCTTGTCAGCTTTGGCGATCAATGGTTTCACCGTGGTTCCTTCCGGAAGCTTCCTGAAAGTAAAATCCGCAAGAAATGCCCAGCGTGATAACATCGAAACTTTCTCCGGCGCTTACTACCCAAATGCTGATCAGATGATCACACGTATCATCCACTTGAAGCACATCTCGGCTTCTCAAGTGAACCGTGACCTGCGTATCTTGCCGTCCAAAGACGGTGAAATGAACATCTACGAGCCAACAAACTCCATCATCATCTCGGATTACGGTTCCAATATCGACCGCGTGATGAAAATTATCAGCCAGTTGGACGTTCCAGGATTTGAAGAACAACTTGAAGTGATTCCGGTTAAGTACGCTAAATCCAAAGATCTTGCGGACCTCGTTGATAAAATCGTCAATAAAGGCAATAAAACTCAGGGTTCTGCTCCGGGCACCTTCACTGCCGGCGTTCCAAGATTCTCCCGTTCTGCGGGGGCGACGTCCCAACAGGGCGCCAGCTTCTTTATGGCGATTCCTGATGACCGTACAAACTCTATCATCGTTGTGGGTAACAAGTCCGGTATCGTGCGCATTAAAAAGCTGATCTCTCAGCTGGACTTCAAAATCCGCGCTGAAGAATCCGGCGGCGTTTACGTTTACAATGTTCGCCATGGTGATGCTGAAAAAATCGCTCAAACACTTCAAGGTGTGACCAAGGATGCCGCTCCAAAACCGGCAACTGGTGGCAGTCTGCTGTCCCCGCTGGGTTCTCAAGGGATGCAAGCTCCTCAGGAAATCTTCGGTGGCGATGTTAAGATCACAGCTGATAAAACCACCAACAGCCTGATCGTGACTGCCAGCAAGCAGGATTACGATGTAGTTCTGAATATCCTTTCTAAAATTGATACTCCTCGCGACCAGGTGTTTGTTGAAGCCATCATCATGGAAATGTCTGTGAATGACGGGAATTCCTGGGGTATTGGTTACTACCAGTACGGCGACAGCGGTTACGGCAAAGTCGGTTTCAACGGCCTTTCCAATATCAATGACTTCCTGTCCCCGACAGGTGGTTCTGGTGCCGTGATCGGTTTCGGCCAGGGTAAAACAGTGGAAGTGACAGATCCGGTTTCCAAAACGACTTTGAAGATCCCAAGCCTGCTTGGTTTCATCAACTTCCTGAAAACCGCGAAAAAAGCCAACATCCTGTCCACTCCTCAGTTGATGACTTTGGACAATCAAGAGGGCGAATTGGAAGTGGGTGACAAGGTTGTTGTCGGTGAAAACGTACAGAACGTTGGAACCAGCGGCACGACGGTCAGAACACCACAGTTTGAAGACGCGACGATCAAACTTGCGATCAAACCATTCATCAGCCCGGCTTCCAATCAGATCCGCATGGAAATCAAACAACAGGTGGCGCAGCTTTCTACAGCTTCCACACCGAAAGCGTTCCAGGATTCCACGCAGCCTCTGGCAAAACGTTCCCTGAAAACCGTGATCAACGTGAACAACGGCGACACAGTGGTTCTGGGTGGTTTGATGAAAGAACAAGACCAGGAGTCCGTCACGAAAGTGCCTCTGCTGGGCGATATTCCAATTATTGGATGGTTGTTCAAGTCCCGCACGATCGTAAAAGACAAAACGAACATGGTTGTGTTCCTGACTCCGAAAATCGTGCGCAACAACATCGAAGCCAATGCCATCGTTTCCAAAAAACTGGATGAGCGCGTGGACTTCGTAAAAGCTCAGGGCGGCGTGGATCCATACGGTGCAAAACTGGATGAAATCCGCCGCAAAGCAGAGGCACCTTCCGCTGCTGATGTGCCTGCGACTGCTGAACCTATTATTGAGGAGTAA
- the gspC gene encoding type II secretion system protein GspC, translating to MTSRNSKNQRPPLEKWYPYILFAFIGYCVADLGILAYRDKMLPQSAPPSHPKSSQFEAGVSRGAYNSITSRNIFASSGVIPDALVDKSKGAEAQREADPVPSQLPLNLIGTLVHSNPEKSLAAIEIRGKQGVVSYSPGKQIEGMAEIMKVERQKVVFRNLNSNRLEYIEMKKEGGKVAFGAGKPAGDGSKEVQKVGDNNFVIKRADLLKYTNDLSSILMQARAVPNREPGTGNINGFRILDMQPGSIYEQLGIQRMDVIKSVDGTPVDSPAKAMELYNTLKNSPKVTLQVERNGKNETMTYNIQ from the coding sequence GTGACTTCACGCAACTCGAAGAATCAAAGACCACCACTTGAAAAGTGGTATCCCTATATTCTCTTTGCATTTATTGGTTACTGCGTGGCCGATCTGGGCATTCTCGCCTATCGCGACAAAATGCTGCCGCAATCCGCTCCCCCCTCCCATCCGAAATCCAGTCAGTTTGAAGCCGGTGTCAGCCGGGGCGCTTACAATTCGATCACCAGCCGTAACATCTTTGCCTCCAGCGGGGTGATTCCTGATGCTTTGGTGGATAAATCCAAAGGCGCAGAAGCCCAGCGTGAAGCGGATCCAGTCCCGTCTCAGTTGCCTTTGAACTTGATCGGAACTTTGGTGCACTCCAACCCTGAAAAATCCCTGGCCGCCATTGAAATTCGCGGCAAGCAAGGCGTGGTTTCTTACAGTCCTGGCAAGCAGATCGAAGGCATGGCCGAGATCATGAAAGTGGAGCGCCAAAAGGTGGTTTTCCGCAATCTGAACTCCAACCGTCTTGAATACATCGAAATGAAAAAAGAAGGCGGCAAAGTCGCTTTCGGCGCCGGCAAACCAGCTGGCGATGGCAGTAAAGAAGTGCAAAAAGTTGGCGACAACAACTTCGTGATCAAACGTGCAGATCTATTGAAATACACCAATGATCTGTCGAGCATTCTGATGCAAGCCCGTGCGGTTCCTAATCGCGAACCCGGCACCGGCAACATCAATGGTTTCCGTATTTTGGACATGCAACCTGGCAGTATTTACGAACAACTTGGCATCCAAAGAATGGATGTCATTAAGTCTGTCGACGGCACCCCTGTCGACAGCCCTGCCAAAGCCATGGAACTTTACAACACACTGAAGAACTCACCCAAAGTGACTCTTCAAGTGGAGCGTAACGGTAAAAACGAAACCATGACTTATAACATTCAGTAG
- a CDS encoding cob(I)yrinic acid a,c-diamide adenosyltransferase: protein MTNAPKAKIYTRTGDKGSTRLVDGSCVEKFNPRVEAYGTVDELNSYLGVVRSTLAPFPEMSELNHSLEKVQNELFNIGSLLATEKDEVFKLLPPITEEQIRYLELQIDELTTTLPELRNFILPAGHPTSAHLHVARTLCRRSERRSAEIAVKDERYSMTLQYLNRLSDYLFVAARWANMKHGVADVLWKKT, encoded by the coding sequence ATGACGAATGCTCCCAAAGCCAAAATTTATACGCGCACTGGCGACAAAGGCAGCACCCGCCTTGTGGACGGCTCCTGTGTTGAAAAATTCAATCCACGCGTCGAGGCCTACGGAACCGTGGACGAACTGAACAGCTATCTGGGTGTGGTGCGTTCGACTTTGGCCCCCTTCCCCGAGATGTCAGAACTCAATCATTCCCTGGAAAAGGTGCAAAACGAGCTTTTCAACATCGGCAGCCTGCTGGCCACCGAAAAAGATGAGGTCTTCAAACTTTTGCCGCCCATTACGGAAGAACAAATCCGCTATCTGGAGCTGCAAATTGACGAACTGACCACCACCCTGCCGGAGCTGCGCAACTTTATTCTGCCAGCCGGTCACCCGACGTCAGCGCACCTGCATGTGGCGCGCACACTGTGCCGCCGCAGCGAGCGTCGGTCTGCCGAAATTGCGGTTAAAGACGAGCGCTATTCCATGACTTTGCAGTATTTGAACCGACTGAGTGACTATCTGTTCGTGGCAGCCCGCTGGGCCAACATGAAACACGGAGTCGCAGACGTTCTTTGGAAGAAAACCTAG
- a CDS encoding N-formylglutamate amidohydrolase, which yields MVNANEVPLIVTIPHSGEKVPDQTPWLKSLPEEVLMCDVDRFVDFLYEPTLHKLHIPYVKTEWHRYAADLNRVPEDVDATSVIGNSNPAGMHNRGFHWVITTYKHQLMKEPMSVDAHNELVKLVYEPFHAGVRKLYADLHEKGFKKTYHIDAHSMPSLGTSEHRDPGELRADIVVSDSKGKSCDPRFKDLVIAAYASAGFKVGYNWPYFGGRVTEQYGDPKREQHTLQVELNRSLYMDEKTKKLKPEEAKKVQEKLLFAVSYVRNNLLHIM from the coding sequence ATGGTTAATGCAAATGAAGTACCCTTGATTGTGACGATCCCCCATTCCGGTGAAAAAGTTCCGGATCAAACGCCGTGGTTGAAGTCTTTGCCCGAGGAAGTTTTGATGTGCGACGTGGATCGTTTTGTCGACTTTCTGTATGAACCGACTTTGCACAAGCTGCACATTCCCTATGTGAAAACCGAATGGCATCGTTATGCGGCCGACTTGAACCGGGTGCCTGAAGACGTGGACGCAACGTCCGTTATCGGCAACAGCAACCCGGCCGGCATGCACAACCGTGGCTTTCACTGGGTGATCACGACTTACAAACATCAGCTGATGAAAGAACCAATGTCGGTGGATGCGCACAACGAACTGGTGAAGCTGGTTTATGAGCCCTTCCATGCCGGCGTTCGCAAGCTGTATGCGGACCTGCATGAAAAAGGTTTCAAGAAAACTTATCACATTGATGCCCACAGCATGCCCTCTTTGGGGACCAGCGAGCACCGCGATCCGGGCGAATTGAGAGCCGATATCGTTGTCAGCGACAGCAAAGGCAAAAGCTGTGACCCGCGCTTTAAAGATCTGGTGATTGCGGCCTATGCCTCTGCCGGATTCAAAGTCGGTTACAACTGGCCGTATTTTGGCGGGCGCGTCACGGAGCAATACGGTGATCCTAAACGCGAGCAACATACACTTCAGGTGGAGCTGAACCGCTCATTGTATATGGATGAAAAGACCAAAAAGCTCAAACCTGAAGAAGCGAAAAAGGTTCAAGAGAAGCTGTTGTTCGCCGTCAGTTATGTCCGCAACAATTTGCTGCATATAATGTAG
- a CDS encoding cytochrome c biogenesis protein ResB yields the protein MDKTSAPQKSLFKRINKPLASLKLAVFIIVALAVITAVGTFVEARYDAYAAKKLVYDTWYMYGIMGLLVINLTAVMADRWPWKKRHAAFVLAHIGIIILLAGSLLTWKWGLDGSMRVGIGEANNFVQTAETDIVVYTSFDGDRYTKTLEQEVDFFKNPPTVEKPFIIPAYEGEIRIVDYKKYVVPSKKVIEGEVGKAGSGLRFQLQNDNVNVIEWLVQKKPGNLVSHNFGPAQIFMGPAPEKPRGANEIFLTPEKDGLKYVVFQKDSDKPLKKGFVKEGDVFDPGFKMALNFRVLRFLPAAREDWDLQDSSRPTPLTTSAVKIIFDGKENWVLLNDMVKLFTTNSVYLLTYGNRRIDLGFNLKLKKFEVARYQGTMRAAAYESLVEVPDFGEYLISMNEPLKYKGLTIYQASFQEEDGRPVASIFSINHDPGRFLKYLGSLVLSLGIVLLMWFKHLDFKLARKTGAGTKES from the coding sequence TTGGATAAGACCTCTGCGCCCCAAAAATCCCTGTTTAAAAGAATCAACAAGCCATTGGCGTCCTTGAAGCTCGCGGTTTTCATCATCGTGGCTCTGGCTGTGATCACTGCGGTGGGGACATTTGTTGAAGCCCGCTATGATGCTTATGCGGCAAAAAAGCTGGTTTACGACACCTGGTACATGTACGGAATCATGGGTCTGTTGGTGATCAATCTGACCGCCGTGATGGCGGATCGTTGGCCTTGGAAAAAACGTCATGCCGCCTTCGTTCTGGCTCACATCGGGATTATCATTCTGCTGGCAGGCTCGCTTCTGACCTGGAAGTGGGGGTTGGATGGATCCATGCGTGTGGGCATCGGTGAAGCCAACAACTTCGTGCAAACCGCAGAAACTGACATCGTCGTGTACACGTCCTTTGACGGTGACCGCTACACAAAAACTCTGGAACAAGAAGTGGACTTCTTCAAGAATCCGCCGACTGTCGAAAAGCCCTTCATCATTCCTGCGTATGAAGGCGAAATCAGAATTGTTGATTACAAAAAATACGTTGTTCCTTCAAAGAAGGTGATCGAAGGCGAAGTGGGGAAGGCCGGTTCGGGCCTGCGCTTCCAGCTTCAGAATGACAACGTGAATGTGATCGAATGGCTGGTTCAGAAAAAACCAGGCAATCTGGTCAGTCACAATTTCGGTCCGGCACAAATCTTTATGGGTCCGGCTCCGGAAAAGCCTCGTGGTGCCAATGAAATCTTCCTGACTCCGGAAAAAGACGGTTTGAAATACGTTGTCTTCCAGAAAGACTCTGACAAGCCCTTGAAGAAAGGCTTTGTGAAAGAGGGCGACGTGTTTGATCCGGGCTTTAAAATGGCCCTGAATTTCCGTGTGCTGCGCTTCCTGCCGGCGGCGCGTGAAGATTGGGATCTGCAGGATTCCAGCCGTCCAACCCCGCTGACCACTTCCGCAGTGAAGATCATCTTTGATGGTAAAGAAAACTGGGTTCTGCTGAATGACATGGTGAAGCTGTTCACCACGAATTCAGTCTATCTGCTGACCTACGGCAACCGCCGTATCGATCTGGGTTTCAACCTGAAGCTTAAAAAATTCGAGGTGGCGCGCTATCAGGGAACCATGCGTGCGGCCGCCTACGAAAGTCTGGTGGAAGTTCCGGACTTTGGCGAATATCTGATTTCGATGAACGAGCCTTTGAAATATAAGGGTTTGACCATCTATCAGGCGAGCTTCCAGGAGGAAGACGGGCGTCCGGTGGCCTCCATCTTCTCCATCAATCATGACCCGGGAAGATTCCTGAAATATCTGGGCTCATTGGTGCTTTCATTGGGTATCGTGCTGTTAATGTGGTTTAAACATCTGGACTTCAAACTTGCCCGTAAAACGGGAGCAGGGACGAAAGAATCATGA